The stretch of DNA TAGCTGCCCCCAAAATACTTTTCAAtctatttcataaaaataagcCATAAACTAAAGCCAAATATTAAAACCACCATGCCTAAGTAAACGTAGCTGTTTATAAACCTAATCTCCTCAATAGTTATAATTCATGTCATGGATACAAAACTAACATATGAAAAGCATACTGATAACAAGAAATTGCAGATAATTATATGAAGGGGGAAGTGACATGAagatagttaaaaaataagcaGAAATACCAGATAATCATGCATTTGCATTTGTGTAAATGGTGTAACAGTTCTCTATGAACCAATATAAGTTCCAAGTTACACTGGCTCCAACAGAAAATGCTAAGCATTCCAGAAATCAGCTAATTACCTACAAAACTAAGATCAGACTAGATAGTTACCAGCATGGTTAGATGAaagcaataaaataaaaaaaaatatcaatactcATGTAAATAGTGTACTGTTGTTATGGTGAAATAATTCCAAACGCAAGTGAAATCAACTCATTGGACAACAAAAATCCATCTGGATCACTAAGACGGATGAAGGCAACTCTGCTTCCAGTGTCACCTTCATGTTGCAGGTCCAACTCAAAATCACTTGGATGCAAAGCTCGCCGCTCCATGTCCATGGCAATTACAAGCCCACTCTCCACAAATGGCCTGAATGTGTTACACAATGACTCTGTCAGACTCTTTCCAAAGGATTTACTGAAACTATGCAAATCTAGGCCCCATGCAGTTCTTAGTGATAGCATCACTACATCCATTGCCATGTCCTTCATCCCTGCACTGCCATACTCATGGCTCCATGCTCCGTTTTCCAGCTTCTGAACCCAGTCTGCATATTCTCTCATCCTTCTGGGTCTGGAGTACCTGACACCATTTATGTAGCTTGCCGATCCAAGACCAAAAGCATAGAATGACCGGTTTTGCCAATATGTCACATTGTGCTTGCACTCATACCCAGTCCTGCAATAGCTACTGATTTCATAATGGTTATATCCTGCTTCAGACAGCCGTTTTGAAGCAATCTTATAGAAGTTTGCAGAATCTATCTCGCTTGGAAGAGGATAAACACCAGGAGTATATCtgcaaatattaaatatgacaaaatatttatgttaatttattattcaaTTAATTCATCCATGGAGTGTAATTCCACTTGCTACAAATATTAAACAACTATGagtaaattttcaaaaaaaaattgtcaattaTTGGTTTGCTGCAACATTAGGTAGACACTACAGAAAATTACCATAAttgatgatttaaaaaaaatgtttttttgtcaATAGAAGTTTTCAGGGTATGTCCAAGAGGTCAGGCCCACCTATCACTTTCGGGGATGAAACTAtgatttttatacataaaaaagttatagttTTATGGGAAAATCATGTTCtactgttgcaacatggtaaAATGTCCAGATAATGTTATAGCAAAGTCATGGTTTATATAAATAGATGTAactttgtgaaatttacttgaGGAATATTGTTGTTGTGATGTGTAAGATTTTAATAACCAAAATCTTGTATCAAAAGTAATAAATGAGGTTTGCTACAATCGGTAGTCATGTAATGGTTGTTTGGTCTAACATAAGAAAATCAATTAACTTCCATAAAACTATCAGCGCAAATTGAGATATGACAAAATAGTTAGTCTTAGACTTGAGAATTACATAAAACATACCCACGAACAACCATAACCATTTAATGCtttaagttttaatattttggcaTAGTGCGATCAGTTATAACTACAATGACTGTAGCTAGCCTTTCACAGCCATCATCTGAGTTTTGTGCAGAGTAAGACTTGGACAACATAAAGtagttcaaaaaaattacaacaatACGGACAAACAGAATGGCAAATTGGCAATGATTctagtatataatattttcagtTTCCAGCTCATAGCCTATACTAAATCCCATCACTGAATCCGAACATCAAGTGATCGACAATTTGGCCAGAACAAATTCCAAATTTCCAACTATTTAAGGAAAACACATGCACTCAGAAATTAAAATGTGATTGGCAATTTGACAATAAACACTTACAGCTGCCCAAACTTTGTCCCCTGCTCGATCTGAAGGTCATAGACGGACACATGCGTGGGCCTTGCATCGATCGTGCAGCTCAAGCTCTCCTCCCACATCTCCTCCGTCTGGTTCGGCAGCGACGATATGAGGTCCATGCTCCAGTTCTGCAGCCCCTCGCACGCGCTCACGATCCCGACCGCCTCGTGCACCTCCCGCAGGCCGTGCGCGCGGCCGCACGCCCGGAGCAGGTCCTCCTGGAACGCCTGCACGCCGAGGGACACCCGGTTGACGCCCAGCCCCACCAGCTCCCTCAGCTTGGCGGCGTCGAATGTCCCCGGGTCCATCTCGATGGACACCTCCGGGGAGGCCGACAGGCCGAACCTGGCCCGCAGCGCgtcgagcacggcggcgacgagcctCGGCGGGACCAGCGACGGCGTGCCGCCCCCGAAGAAGACGGTCTCGAGCGGCACCCCGTCGTCGGACACGGGGCGCGTGGCGGCGACCTCGCGCAGCAGGAGGCGGACGTAGTCGCCGATCCtcgggtcgtcgccgtcgccctcgccctcgccgtgcgggggaggagaggaggcgccGAGGGCGACGATGGGGAAGTCGCAGTAGTGGCAGCGCTTGCGGCAGAAGGGGAGGTGCACGtaggcggaggccggcggcgcgggcgcaggaggaggcggcggggcggcggcggcggaggaggcatAGGGACGAACGGGTGGTGGGCGTGGGCGGATTGCGGGCGGCTTCCGGGGTGGGAGGTGGGACACGAGCGGGAACGCCGACCTTAGCATTCGCTTGCTTTCGGGTTGGGGTGGAATGGAACCGTCGATGCGCGTCCTGCGCCGTCGTTGTTATAACGGTAGGACCGTGCCGTTACCAAATCTGAAccgttgttttttctttgaaccGTTCGGATTCTATGCTTAGGAGAATGGCTCCAATTATCAGGCCTGCAGGCCCATTCTGGCCCATTAGGTATTCGGCTGGTGCGGCAACCGGGCAACATACAGCAACAGGACAGGCGGCGAGACAGAAATGGGAAATTTAGCTTTTTGCCGCTTCTGCGGGGAGTCAAAACAGATTTATCACTCACTGTATGTTTTTATaagtctatgacatatgggttCAGTAGCAAATTTATTATGAATAtccgtaagagtggcaaaaagttaaatgctcCAGATAAAAATAGTTGCTCGAAATTCTGACGAGAGGCTCAAGGCTCAAGAGTAGCATGCACGTGGATTCCATATGACAATTGTGAATGTTTGTTTTAtccctattaaaaaaataaataataaaattaatcactataaattttaaaatctaatctaaaaaggtgagatgataaacttatatTAACAAACTTATACGCAGTTTAACAGGTTTTTAAATCGTGTCATTAACGAGTCGTtaatcttgtcattttttctATCTCTAATCTTGTCGTCATTTTTGGCCATGTATTCACGACTCATGTTTCGGTACTGATTCGTGCATGTTTCTGTCCTATCATACGGATTCGTGTTTCGTCCAGTGTTTTCTACTCCTGCCTTTAGCGAGTTCGTCGTGCGAATGTGCGATTCATGCATGAATTGTGAATATGTAGGAATATGGGGAATGCTACGCTAGcgcaaatcaaaattttctaccTGATAAAACAGGAACTACTGTTGTTATAGATCACGAGATTATCACTAGATGCCCAGATGCAGCGGAACCGTCCTGGAGTAGATGAAGCGCGTTGAGGTGGCAGTGTCATGCAGTTGATCACGTTACGTCCTTGATTACGTCCTCGCATGCGGTTCATCCTAGTGCTCTAGATGCAGCACCTCTGAGGTATCCACACGTACATAGAAGAAGCGCTCGTGCCTCGGACTGCTAGGTCCACGAGAG from Oryza brachyantha chromosome 12, ObraRS2, whole genome shotgun sequence encodes:
- the LOC102702994 gene encoding heme chaperone HemW, which codes for MLRSAFPLVSHLPPRKPPAIRPRPPPVRPYASSAAAAPPPPPAPAPPASAYVHLPFCRKRCHYCDFPIVALGASSPPPHGEGEGDGDDPRIGDYVRLLLREVAATRPVSDDGVPLETVFFGGGTPSLVPPRLVAAVLDALRARFGLSASPEVSIEMDPGTFDAAKLRELVGLGVNRVSLGVQAFQEDLLRACGRAHGLREVHEAVGIVSACEGLQNWSMDLISSLPNQTEEMWEESLSCTIDARPTHVSVYDLQIEQGTKFGQLYTPGVYPLPSEIDSANFYKIASKRLSEAGYNHYEISSYCRTGYECKHNVTYWQNRSFYAFGLGSASYINGVRYSRPRRMREYADWVQKLENGAWSHEYGSAGMKDMAMDVVMLSLRTAWGLDLHSFSKSFGKSLTESLCNTFRPFVESGLVIAMDMERRALHPSDFELDLQHEGDTGSRVAFIRLSDPDGFLLSNELISLAFGIISP